TTCCTCGACAGCACGTGGGTTGTGTTCTCGTCGCCGTTGATACGGGCGAATGCGTTGATGTACTCTCCGGCCGCGTTCCTGCGGCACGGCGCGATACCGGATCCCCGGGATCTCGACGGCCGCGGGGGGGAACGCCATCAGTGGACCCCCTGGCCGAGCCTGTTCTGACGGCATGGCTGACGAGCTGCTTGACCGCAAGCGCATCGTTGAGCTGTTCGATGAGCTGTCGAGGGAGCTGAGGTTCCAGGGCGCCCGGGCGCAGATCTACATCATCGGCGGCGCGGCGATGAGCTTGGCGTTCGACCGTGAGCGGGCGACGCGGGACGTGGACGCACGGATCGACGCGGGGCACTACCGGCTGACGCAGGCGGTACAGACGGTCGGCCGAAGGCACGGGCTAGCGGATTCGTGGCTCAACGACCAGGCGACGACGGCGATCCCGCGCACGCCGGACGGCCGTGCGCAGACGGTGTACGAGTCGGCGTACCTGACGGTCACCGGCGCGTCGGCCCGGCATCTGCTGGCGATGAAGCTGGCGGCGGGCCGTGGCAAGGACCAGGGGGATATCGGGGTGCTGTGCAAGCACCTCGGGCTCAAGGGTCCAGACGAGGCGATCCGGGTGTATCGGGAGTTGTTCCCCGGCGAGCTGGTGAAGGCGTCGGTGCGTAGCGCGGCGGAGGCCGCGTTCCCGGAGCGGAGCGTCGAACGCGGGCGATAGCTCCGCCGCGGCCCCGATCGTGGCGATTGGGGTAGCACCTGGTGCTTGGGCGACACCCTCGGCCTGCTCACCGTGGTCGATCAGCGTTCGCACAATGTCGACTGCCAGTCGGCGGTACCGCTCGCGTTCGGCCATGTCTCGCCCCTCGTGCCGCCAGCAGGAACGCCAGCAACACGAGTCCCACCGCCGGCAGCGCCGGCACCGGCGCCACGTCTACAACCGTGATCGTCACCGTAGCATGTGCAGTATCCCCGCGGTCGTCGAACACCCTCACGCGCACGTAGTACTTGCCGTCCCGCTCCGGCGCCGTCCATACCGTCTCCGCGTTCGTGTATCATCACAGTATCGTGTTAAAATGAACTCCATTTATGTTGTTTTCATAATATTTCCGAACTACAGTGCCCCAAAAGCGCCCCCGGAGCGGGCGGCAGCGCTTCCGGCGCCGCGGCGCATTGCGGTTCAAGCCGACTGGAGGGAGAAGCCTTGACGGATTCGAGCGACGCGAAGCGGGAGAACGAAGCGCTGCGCGAGCGCATCGCCACCCTGAGCGCGGCCATCCTGCGCATCAGCGCCACGCTCGACCTCGACACCGTGCTCGCCGAGGTCGTCGAGAGCGCCCGCAGGCTCACCGGCGCCCGCTACGGCGTCATCGCCACGGTCGACGAGGCGGGCGCGCCCACCCGGCAGCCCATCTTCTCCGGCTTCACGCCGGAGGAAGAGCAGGAGCTCTTCACCTGGCCCGACAGCGGCCGCCTGTTCGAGCACCTCCGTCACCTGCCGGGGCCGGTGCGGCTCGCCGACCTCTCCGGCTACGTCCGCGCGCTCGGCATCGCGCCGGCGCGGATGTTCTCGCGGACCTTCCAGGGCACGCCGATGCGCCACCGCGGCGCGGAGGTCGGCCACTTCTTCCTCGCCGACAAGGCCGACGGCAACGAGTTCACCAACGACGACGAGGAAGTGCTGATGCTGTTCGCCTCGCAGGCCGCGGCCGCGATCGCCAACGCCCGCACGCACCGCGGCGAGCAGCGCGCGCGGGCGGACCTGGAAGCCCTGGTCGAAACCTCACCGGTCGGCGTCGTGGTCCTCGATGCGCAGAGCGGGCAGCCGGTGTCGCTCAACCGCGAGGCGCGGCGCATCGTCGAGAGCCTGCGGACGCCCGCCCGTCCTCCCGAGCAGCTCCAGGAGGTGATCTCGGTCCGCCG
The Acidobacteriota bacterium DNA segment above includes these coding regions:
- a CDS encoding nucleotidyl transferase, giving the protein MADELLDRKRIVELFDELSRELRFQGARAQIYIIGGAAMSLAFDRERATRDVDARIDAGHYRLTQAVQTVGRRHGLADSWLNDQATTAIPRTPDGRAQTVYESAYLTVTGASARHLLAMKLAAGRGKDQGDIGVLCKHLGLKGPDEAIRVYRELFPGELVKASVRSAAEAAFPERSVERGR